A single region of the Aeromicrobium chenweiae genome encodes:
- the aat gene encoding leucyl/phenylalanyl-tRNA--protein transferase codes for MTRSELPPSPWLFDPSEWPPEDCVAAGADLAPGTVIEAYRHGAFPMPHEGELLWWSPMRRGVLVPSDLRVSRSLSRSVRRFDVTLDESFEEVIDACADPSRPGAWIDSPIREAYVLLHRLGWAHSVETRDADGTLVGGLYGLSVGGLFAGESMFHRATDASKVALVGLVDVVGPDGLIDTQWSTPHLASLGVTEWPRDRYLEAIASLVDDPPPQVWA; via the coding sequence GTGACCCGCAGCGAGCTCCCGCCGTCCCCGTGGCTCTTCGACCCGTCGGAGTGGCCCCCCGAGGACTGCGTCGCCGCGGGCGCCGACCTCGCCCCCGGGACCGTGATCGAGGCCTACCGTCACGGGGCCTTCCCGATGCCGCACGAGGGTGAGCTGCTGTGGTGGTCGCCCATGCGCCGCGGCGTCCTCGTGCCGTCCGACCTGCGGGTGAGCCGCTCGCTGTCGCGATCGGTGCGCCGCTTCGACGTCACGCTGGACGAGTCGTTCGAGGAGGTCATCGACGCGTGCGCCGATCCCTCGCGGCCCGGCGCGTGGATCGACTCGCCCATCCGCGAGGCGTACGTCCTGCTACACCGCCTGGGCTGGGCCCACTCGGTCGAGACCCGGGACGCCGACGGCACGTTGGTCGGCGGCCTGTACGGGCTCAGCGTGGGAGGACTTTTCGCCGGGGAGTCCATGTTCCACCGCGCGACCGACGCCTCGAAGGTGGCGCTCGTGGGTCTGGTCGACGTGGTCGGGCCGGACGGCCTGATCGACACCCAGTGGAGCACGCCGCACCTGGCCTCGCTCGGGGTGACCGAGTGGCCGCGCGATCGCTACCTCGAGGCGATCGCCTCCTTGGTCGATGACCCTCCTCCCCAGGTCTGGGCCTGA
- a CDS encoding HU family DNA-binding protein, translated as MSRNDLVAALASKAGTSKADADAVLSSFSEILLDSVAKGEKVSIPGILSVERVARAARTGRNPSTGETIDIPAGFGVKVSVGSRLKAAAK; from the coding sequence ATCTCACGCAACGACCTCGTCGCTGCCCTCGCTTCGAAGGCCGGCACCAGCAAGGCCGACGCCGACGCGGTTCTCTCGTCCTTCAGCGAGATCCTGCTCGACTCGGTCGCCAAGGGCGAGAAGGTCTCGATCCCCGGCATCCTGTCGGTCGAGCGCGTTGCCCGCGCTGCCCGCACGGGCCGCAACCCCTCGACGGGCGAGACGATCGACATCCCCGCCGGCTTCGGCGTGAAGGTCAGCGTTGGCTCGCGCCTCAAGGCCGCCGCCAAGTAG
- a CDS encoding CPBP family intramembrane glutamic endopeptidase, with the protein MATPYQRQARETPAYAWWKLPVVGLLTVVFYLGLTIVLVVAGATYLAIKGGGTTVEDWLDATGDLDLAHLDFFVLDLLGLAILTPALLLAVLVVGPRPVGYFSSVAGRLRWGWLARTAAISFTVFIVTIGASVAIDAANGEDVDIGTGDRGHMVLAIVLVLLVVPFQAAAEEYVFRGYVLQLVGSWTRFAAIPVIVSVPIFVAGHAYELWGLVDVGIFGLTAAILVIRTGGLEAAIAAHVANNVVLFVLDALGTISASDDTGATAIDVLPTVVSSVVLLVWIEWSARRHGIQRTREPLPVPPPPQAPMWPPPPWGLPQDVAPWLLVPQHAPQQVQQPPVPPRAPAPPLHPGTPPYPGEIDPDWGR; encoded by the coding sequence ATGGCGACCCCCTATCAGCGGCAGGCCCGCGAGACGCCCGCCTACGCCTGGTGGAAGCTCCCGGTCGTCGGGCTGCTCACCGTCGTCTTCTACCTCGGCCTGACGATCGTCCTCGTCGTCGCGGGCGCGACCTATCTGGCGATAAAGGGCGGCGGCACGACGGTCGAGGACTGGCTCGACGCCACCGGCGACCTCGACCTGGCCCACCTCGACTTCTTCGTGCTCGACCTGCTGGGCCTGGCGATCCTCACCCCCGCGCTGCTGCTCGCGGTGCTGGTGGTGGGGCCGCGGCCGGTCGGCTACTTCTCCTCGGTCGCGGGCCGGCTGCGCTGGGGCTGGCTCGCGCGCACCGCGGCCATCTCGTTCACGGTCTTCATCGTGACGATCGGCGCGTCCGTCGCGATCGACGCGGCGAACGGCGAGGACGTCGACATCGGCACCGGCGACCGCGGGCACATGGTCCTCGCGATCGTCCTCGTGCTGCTCGTGGTGCCGTTCCAGGCCGCGGCCGAGGAGTACGTGTTCCGCGGCTACGTGCTGCAGCTGGTCGGGTCGTGGACCCGGTTCGCGGCCATCCCCGTGATCGTGTCGGTCCCGATCTTCGTGGCCGGCCACGCGTACGAGCTGTGGGGCCTGGTCGACGTCGGCATCTTCGGCCTCACCGCCGCGATCCTGGTGATCCGCACCGGCGGGCTCGAGGCCGCGATCGCGGCGCACGTCGCCAACAACGTCGTGCTGTTCGTCCTGGACGCCCTCGGGACCATCTCGGCGTCGGACGACACCGGCGCCACCGCGATCGACGTGCTGCCGACCGTCGTCTCCAGCGTCGTGCTGCTGGTCTGGATCGAGTGGTCCGCGCGGCGCCACGGCATCCAGCGCACCCGTGAGCCGCTGCCGGTGCCACCGCCACCCCAGGCGCCGATGTGGCCGCCTCCGCCCTGGGGGCTGCCCCAGGACGTCGCACCGTGGCTGCTGGTGCCGCAGCACGCCCCGCAGCAGGTGCAGCAGCCACCGGTCCCGCCCCGAGCGCCAGCGCCGCCGCTGCACCCGGGCACCCCGCCGTACCCGGGCGAGATCGACCCGGACTGGGGTCGTTAG
- a CDS encoding rhodanese-like domain-containing protein has product MTEAGIPTVDVSDVPSPIPDGVLVLDVREDNEWQAGHIDGATHIPLGDLPARVGELDPTVPTLVVCHLGGRSARATQWLQAQGLDATNVAGGMEAWEQAGRPIVA; this is encoded by the coding sequence ATGACTGAAGCAGGTATCCCGACGGTCGACGTGAGCGACGTCCCCAGCCCCATTCCCGACGGCGTCCTGGTGCTGGACGTCCGTGAGGACAACGAGTGGCAGGCCGGGCACATCGACGGCGCGACGCACATCCCGCTCGGTGACCTGCCGGCCCGCGTGGGCGAGCTCGACCCCACCGTCCCGACGCTCGTGGTGTGCCATCTCGGCGGGCGCTCGGCCCGCGCGACCCAGTGGTTGCAGGCCCAGGGACTCGACGCGACCAACGTCGCGGGCGGCATGGAGGCCTGGGAGCAGGCCGGCCGGCCGATCGTGGCCTAA
- a CDS encoding ATP-binding protein codes for MSSLNTAHDTIRLPFVMSTPGIARTRLAAFLTVHGASTTVIDDALIVISEMIANAVCHGLPTPDGTIEISWAIKDGLLELSVHDAGQGASLKPVDFDEDSLSGRGLSIINRVADRWWVDMSAGTKVNAELAMSAH; via the coding sequence ATGAGCAGCTTGAACACCGCTCACGACACGATCCGGCTCCCGTTCGTCATGTCCACTCCGGGCATCGCTCGGACGCGCCTGGCAGCCTTCCTCACGGTTCACGGCGCCTCCACCACCGTCATCGACGACGCGCTGATCGTGATCAGCGAGATGATCGCCAACGCGGTGTGCCACGGCCTCCCCACGCCGGACGGGACGATCGAGATCTCCTGGGCCATCAAGGACGGCCTGCTCGAGCTCAGCGTCCACGACGCAGGCCAGGGCGCCTCGCTCAAGCCCGTCGACTTCGACGAGGACTCGCTCAGCGGTCGCGGTCTGTCGATCATCAACCGGGTGGCGGACCGCTGGTGGGTCGACATGTCGGCCGGCACCAAGGTCAACGCCGAGCTCGCGATGTCCGCTCACTGA
- a CDS encoding DUF5926 family protein encodes MGKKSRVKNKAAKKERMPFVARTFEGLPGEADWVALREFVPSASGTITLKSGESVRICSLLPGNGPGIRRPDGEIWVGLQVAHNFGDISRDLAHVVELALETEPGNPVRMTDPGVGPRLQDLIAPDSGFDVEVHDGFDYWVAGVDDSEDTAAMIADANETIAPTVKLSSVEGAYWTEMGPQRFLRWIMTHDETTLLNALARLHAAGEDTLGEGTKLIGHFRAHGLLVPVWEFEHDAADLEAPAQEFQKRLETALADDSPLTSEQRSARGALISRQVQV; translated from the coding sequence ATGGGCAAGAAGTCGCGCGTCAAGAACAAGGCCGCCAAGAAGGAGCGCATGCCGTTCGTGGCGCGCACCTTCGAGGGACTCCCCGGAGAGGCTGACTGGGTCGCCCTCCGCGAGTTCGTCCCGTCGGCATCCGGCACCATCACGCTGAAGAGCGGTGAGTCGGTGCGCATCTGCTCGCTGCTGCCGGGCAACGGTCCGGGCATCCGTCGTCCCGACGGCGAGATCTGGGTCGGCCTGCAGGTCGCCCACAACTTCGGCGACATCAGCCGCGACCTCGCCCACGTGGTCGAGCTCGCGCTCGAGACCGAGCCGGGCAACCCCGTCCGCATGACGGACCCGGGTGTCGGTCCGCGTCTGCAGGACCTGATTGCGCCCGACAGCGGCTTCGACGTCGAGGTCCACGACGGCTTCGACTACTGGGTGGCCGGCGTCGACGACTCCGAGGACACCGCCGCGATGATCGCGGACGCCAACGAGACGATCGCCCCGACGGTCAAGCTGTCCTCGGTCGAGGGCGCGTACTGGACCGAGATGGGCCCGCAGCGCTTCCTGCGCTGGATCATGACCCACGACGAGACCACCCTGCTCAACGCGCTGGCCCGGCTGCACGCCGCCGGCGAGGACACCCTCGGCGAGGGCACCAAGCTGATCGGCCACTTCCGCGCCCACGGCCTGCTCGTGCCCGTCTGGGAGTTCGAGCACGACGCCGCCGACCTGGAGGCCCCGGCGCAGGAGTTCCAGAAGCGGCTCGAGACGGCGCTCGCCGACGACTCGCCCCTGACCTCCGAGCAGCGCTCGGCCCGCGGCGCCCTCATCAGCCGCCAGGTCCAGGTCTGA
- a CDS encoding arginine deiminase codes for MTLGADSEVGRLRTVMLHRPGAELGRLTPRNNDQLLFDGIPWLGRAQDEHDAFAQALRDHSVEVLYLTELLTTTLEIEAAREEIIASTLKDLFVGPSLQSWIESHLHAADPGKLAELLMAGLRNDEVRVDGSVANHLMQPEDFLINPLPNLLFTRDSSVWLRDRVAVTSLAMPARARETQLTGLIYRHHPRFAGTPVVHGPHLEHLEGGDVLELAPGVIAVGIGERTTPAGLERFARQVLTEDLARTVLAVPIAQERATMHLDTIVTMVDVDTVVIYPNMADNLRAVPLTWEDGRFVLGQESSFFSAAAAAMGIDTLHQIDTGLDPVTAEREQWDDGNNTLAIDARLAVAYERNEQTNARLEEHGIEVIAISGDQLGSGRGGPRCMSCPIDRD; via the coding sequence ATGACTCTCGGAGCGGACAGCGAAGTCGGACGACTACGGACGGTCATGCTGCACCGTCCCGGCGCCGAGCTGGGGCGACTGACCCCCCGCAACAACGACCAGCTGCTGTTCGACGGCATCCCGTGGCTGGGGCGTGCGCAGGACGAGCACGACGCGTTCGCGCAGGCGCTGCGCGACCACTCGGTCGAGGTGCTCTACCTGACCGAGCTGCTCACGACGACCCTCGAGATCGAGGCGGCGCGCGAGGAGATCATCGCCAGCACGCTCAAGGACCTGTTCGTCGGACCGAGCCTGCAGTCCTGGATCGAGAGCCACCTGCACGCGGCCGACCCCGGCAAGCTCGCCGAGCTGTTGATGGCGGGCCTCCGCAACGACGAGGTGCGCGTCGACGGCTCGGTCGCCAACCACCTCATGCAGCCCGAGGACTTCCTCATCAACCCGCTGCCCAACCTGCTGTTCACCCGCGACTCGTCGGTCTGGCTGCGCGACCGCGTCGCGGTGACCAGCCTCGCGATGCCAGCCCGGGCGCGCGAGACGCAGCTGACCGGCCTGATCTACCGGCACCACCCGCGCTTCGCCGGCACGCCGGTCGTCCACGGGCCGCACCTGGAGCACCTCGAGGGCGGGGACGTGCTGGAGCTCGCGCCCGGCGTCATCGCCGTGGGCATCGGCGAGCGGACGACGCCCGCGGGCCTCGAGCGGTTCGCCCGCCAGGTGCTGACCGAGGACCTCGCCCGGACCGTCCTCGCGGTGCCGATCGCGCAGGAGCGCGCCACGATGCACCTCGACACGATCGTCACGATGGTCGATGTCGACACCGTCGTCATCTACCCGAACATGGCCGACAACCTGCGGGCCGTCCCGCTGACCTGGGAGGACGGCCGGTTCGTCCTGGGCCAGGAGTCGTCGTTCTTCTCCGCCGCGGCCGCCGCGATGGGCATCGACACGCTGCACCAGATCGACACCGGCCTCGACCCGGTGACGGCCGAGCGCGAGCAGTGGGACGACGGCAACAACACCCTGGCCATCGACGCGCGCCTCGCGGTGGCGTACGAGCGCAACGAGCAGACGAACGCCCGGCTCGAGGAGCACGGCATCGAGGTCATCGCGATCAGCGGCGACCAGCTCGGCTCCGGCCGCGGCGGACCGCGCTGCATGTCCTGCCCGATCGACCGGGACTAG
- a CDS encoding HAD family hydrolase: protein MDWNEYDAALFDLDGVITPTAEVHMRAWDKMFNDFLRDRGVEEPYTDADYFTYVDGKPRYDGVRSFLASRGITLPDGDPSDPASAETVSGLGNRKNADLEEILAKEGVSPYPGSVKLVKALAERGTKMAIVSSSRNAAAVLTAAGMIEHFPVIVSGKEAGERGLAGKPAPDTFLAAAEDLGVPKERAVVFEDALSGVAAGHAGDFGLVIGVNRGVGADALIEHGADVVVDDLAELVEGAEVTA from the coding sequence GTGGACTGGAATGAGTACGATGCGGCGCTGTTCGACCTCGACGGCGTGATCACGCCGACCGCCGAGGTGCACATGCGCGCCTGGGACAAGATGTTCAACGACTTCCTGCGCGATCGGGGGGTCGAGGAGCCGTACACGGACGCCGACTACTTCACGTACGTCGACGGCAAGCCGCGCTACGACGGGGTGCGTTCGTTCCTCGCCTCTCGCGGCATCACGCTGCCCGACGGCGACCCGTCGGACCCCGCGTCCGCCGAGACGGTGTCCGGTCTCGGCAACCGCAAGAACGCCGACCTCGAGGAGATCCTCGCGAAGGAGGGCGTCTCGCCCTATCCGGGCTCCGTCAAGCTGGTGAAGGCGCTCGCCGAGCGCGGCACCAAGATGGCGATCGTCTCCAGCTCGCGCAACGCCGCCGCGGTGCTGACCGCCGCCGGCATGATCGAGCACTTCCCGGTCATCGTCAGCGGCAAGGAGGCCGGCGAGCGCGGCCTGGCCGGCAAGCCCGCCCCCGACACGTTCCTGGCGGCGGCCGAGGATCTCGGCGTGCCGAAGGAACGCGCGGTCGTGTTCGAGGACGCCCTGTCCGGCGTCGCGGCCGGACACGCCGGCGACTTCGGCCTCGTGATCGGCGTGAACCGCGGGGTCGGCGCCGACGCGCTGATCGAGCACGGCGCCGACGTCGTGGTCGACGACCTCGCCGAGCTCGTCGAGGGCGCCGAGGTGACCGCATGA
- a CDS encoding glycoside hydrolase family 65 protein produces MAPQAMDFLDRTRYPVDEWALVERRIDTDDLGATETLFSVGNGYLGLRGNVEEGRDSYSHGTFINGFHETWPIQHAEEAFGFARVGQTIVNAPDAKVIRLYVDDEPLLLPIADLMQYERRLDFRSGVMTREILWRTPGGKRVQIRSRRMVSFTQRHLAVMTFEVTMLDDYAPVAISSQILNRQDGEDEYHVRSKSMGEGVDPRKAGQMRHRVLMPQSNYGNVADGRVALGYQCAESGMTIAVAADHRLETTNSYTKRIQTDDDLAKMTYRIDAEPGQPITLTKFVSYHTSRGVPSRELLDRCRRTLDRAQDEGLEKQLEDQRTWLADFWTRSDVEIPGQPEVQQATRWNLFQVAQASARAEGTGIAAKGVTGSGYGGHYFWDTEVYVLPFLTYTTPRMARNALRFRYTLLDAARNRAKQMAQQGALFPWRTINGEEASAYYAAGTAQYHIDADVSYALSQYLAATGDVDFLTREGIDILVETARMWVDLGFWRNEADGTFHIHGVTGPDEYTTVVNDNLFTNVMARFNLRRAVQAVRELVERDGVEYEEVVKRLKLDLAEVDDWERAANDMAIPYDEHLGVHPQDQHFLEREVWDLANTPLDKRPLLLNYHPLVIYRFQVLKQADVVLALFLQGEHFTPEEKRADFEYYDPITTGDSTLSAVVQSIMAAEVGYHDLALRYFLSALYVDLADRHQNTADGVHVASTGGVWSALVNGFGGFRDQGGRFTLDPRLPETWESLTFRLTLRGTRVRIDVHPDRVDLCIEDGKEATLVIRGQEVTVTPGDPVSVPLDGHGPRLEGEPAPVPGRRRADGTIIAAIVPGT; encoded by the coding sequence ATCGCCCCGCAGGCGATGGACTTCCTGGATCGCACGCGCTACCCCGTCGACGAGTGGGCCCTGGTCGAGCGGCGCATCGACACCGACGACCTCGGCGCCACCGAGACACTGTTCTCGGTCGGCAACGGCTACCTCGGTCTGCGCGGCAACGTCGAGGAGGGCCGCGACTCGTACTCGCACGGCACCTTCATCAACGGCTTCCACGAGACCTGGCCCATCCAGCACGCCGAGGAGGCCTTCGGCTTCGCCCGGGTCGGTCAGACGATCGTCAACGCGCCGGACGCCAAGGTCATCCGTCTCTACGTCGACGACGAGCCGCTGCTGCTGCCGATCGCCGACCTCATGCAGTACGAGCGTCGCCTCGACTTCCGCAGCGGCGTCATGACCCGCGAGATCCTGTGGCGCACGCCCGGCGGCAAGCGGGTCCAGATCCGGTCACGCCGCATGGTCTCGTTCACGCAGCGCCACCTCGCGGTGATGACGTTCGAGGTCACCATGCTCGACGACTACGCCCCCGTGGCGATCTCGTCGCAGATCCTCAACCGCCAGGACGGCGAGGACGAGTACCACGTCCGCTCCAAGTCCATGGGCGAAGGCGTCGACCCCCGCAAGGCCGGCCAGATGCGCCACCGCGTGCTGATGCCGCAGAGCAACTACGGCAACGTCGCCGACGGTCGGGTCGCGCTGGGCTACCAGTGCGCCGAGAGCGGCATGACGATCGCGGTCGCCGCCGACCACCGGCTCGAGACGACCAACAGCTACACCAAGCGCATCCAGACCGACGACGACCTGGCCAAGATGACGTACCGCATCGACGCGGAGCCGGGCCAGCCGATCACGCTGACCAAGTTCGTCAGCTATCACACCTCGCGCGGCGTCCCGTCCCGCGAGCTGCTCGACCGCTGCCGTCGTACGCTCGACCGCGCCCAGGACGAGGGCCTGGAGAAGCAGCTCGAGGACCAGCGCACGTGGCTCGCCGACTTCTGGACCCGCTCGGACGTCGAGATCCCCGGCCAGCCCGAGGTGCAGCAGGCGACCCGCTGGAACCTGTTCCAGGTCGCCCAGGCGTCGGCCCGGGCCGAGGGCACCGGCATCGCCGCGAAGGGCGTCACCGGCTCCGGCTACGGCGGCCACTACTTCTGGGACACCGAGGTCTACGTCCTGCCGTTCCTGACGTACACGACCCCGCGGATGGCCCGCAACGCCCTGCGGTTCCGGTACACGCTGCTGGACGCGGCCCGCAACCGGGCCAAGCAGATGGCCCAGCAGGGCGCGCTGTTCCCGTGGCGCACGATCAACGGCGAGGAGGCCTCGGCCTACTACGCCGCGGGCACCGCGCAGTACCACATCGACGCCGACGTCTCGTACGCCTTGAGCCAGTACCTCGCGGCGACCGGCGACGTCGACTTCCTGACCCGCGAGGGCATCGACATCCTCGTCGAGACCGCCCGCATGTGGGTCGATCTCGGCTTCTGGCGCAACGAGGCCGACGGCACGTTCCACATCCACGGCGTGACCGGGCCGGACGAGTACACGACGGTCGTCAACGACAACCTCTTCACCAACGTCATGGCGCGGTTCAACCTGCGCCGGGCCGTCCAGGCGGTCCGCGAGCTGGTCGAGCGTGACGGCGTCGAGTACGAGGAGGTCGTCAAGCGGCTCAAGCTCGACCTCGCGGAGGTCGACGACTGGGAGCGCGCCGCCAACGACATGGCGATCCCGTACGACGAGCACCTCGGCGTGCACCCGCAGGACCAGCACTTCCTCGAGCGTGAGGTCTGGGACCTCGCCAACACGCCGCTCGACAAGCGTCCGCTGCTGCTCAACTACCACCCGCTGGTGATCTACCGGTTCCAGGTGCTGAAGCAGGCCGACGTCGTGCTGGCGCTGTTCCTGCAAGGCGAGCACTTCACGCCCGAGGAGAAGCGGGCCGACTTCGAGTACTACGACCCGATCACGACCGGCGACTCGACGCTGTCCGCGGTCGTGCAGTCGATCATGGCGGCCGAGGTCGGCTACCACGACCTGGCACTGCGCTACTTCCTCTCCGCGCTGTACGTCGACCTCGCCGACCGGCACCAGAACACCGCCGACGGCGTTCACGTGGCGTCCACGGGCGGCGTGTGGAGCGCACTGGTCAACGGCTTCGGCGGGTTCCGCGACCAGGGCGGCCGGTTCACGCTCGACCCGCGCCTGCCCGAGACCTGGGAGTCGCTCACGTTCCGGCTCACGCTGCGGGGCACCCGCGTGCGCATCGACGTCCACCCGGACCGGGTCGACTTGTGCATCGAGGACGGCAAGGAGGCCACCCTCGTCATCCGCGGCCAGGAGGTCACCGTGACCCCGGGCGACCCGGTGTCGGTGCCGCTCGACGGCCACGGCCCGCGGCTCGAGGGCGAGCCCGCTCCCGTCCCGGGTCGTCGCCGCGCCGACGGCACGATCATCGCCGCGATCGTCCCCGGCACCTGA
- a CDS encoding adenosine deaminase, translating into MSFETGLPKAELHVHHVGSASMRTVAELAERHAGSTTVPTDPQKLAEFFTFTDFAHFIEVYLSVVDLLRTPEDLWTLTYDVARDLTAQNVRYVELTCTPYTSIAVGISAEAYCEALEDARRRAEADFGLTMRWIFDIPGESGLPAADVTLDTALRLQPDGLVGFGLGGPEIGVPRPQFKPHFDQARAAGLHSLPHAGESTGPQTIWDSLEALGAERIGHGIAAAQDPALMAYLAEHQIPLEISPTSNIRTRSVPSMDAHPLPTLVAAGVPVSINSDDPPMFSTTISHEYEVARDLLGLDDAGVADLARAGVRQSYAPDAVKTRLLAEIDAYAIS; encoded by the coding sequence ATGTCGTTCGAGACCGGTCTGCCCAAGGCTGAGCTGCACGTCCACCACGTCGGATCCGCGTCGATGCGGACGGTCGCCGAGCTGGCGGAGCGACACGCCGGCTCCACGACCGTCCCGACGGACCCGCAGAAGCTGGCGGAGTTCTTCACGTTCACCGACTTCGCCCACTTCATCGAGGTCTACCTCTCGGTCGTCGACCTGCTGCGCACGCCCGAGGACCTGTGGACGCTGACGTACGACGTCGCCCGCGACCTCACCGCGCAGAACGTCCGGTACGTCGAGCTGACCTGCACGCCGTACACCTCGATCGCGGTCGGCATCAGCGCCGAGGCGTACTGCGAGGCGCTCGAGGACGCCCGCCGTCGAGCGGAGGCCGACTTCGGCCTCACGATGCGCTGGATCTTCGACATCCCGGGCGAGTCCGGGCTGCCCGCCGCGGACGTCACGCTCGACACCGCGCTGCGGCTGCAGCCCGACGGGCTCGTGGGCTTCGGCCTCGGCGGCCCCGAGATCGGCGTGCCGCGCCCGCAGTTCAAGCCGCACTTCGACCAGGCGCGTGCCGCGGGACTGCACAGCCTGCCGCACGCGGGCGAGTCCACCGGACCGCAGACGATCTGGGACTCCCTGGAGGCGCTGGGCGCCGAGCGCATCGGTCACGGCATCGCGGCGGCGCAGGACCCGGCCCTCATGGCGTACCTCGCTGAGCACCAGATCCCGCTCGAGATCTCGCCGACCTCGAACATCCGCACCCGGTCGGTGCCGTCCATGGACGCGCACCCGCTGCCGACACTGGTGGCGGCCGGCGTCCCGGTGTCGATCAACTCCGACGACCCGCCGATGTTCTCCACCACGATCAGCCACGAGTACGAGGTGGCGCGCGACCTTCTCGGCCTCGACGACGCCGGCGTCGCCGACCTGGCGCGAGCCGGGGTCCGTCAGTCGTACGCCCCGGACGCCGTCAAGACCCGGCTGCTCGCCGAGATCGACGCGTACGCGATCTCTTGA
- a CDS encoding phosphatase PAP2 family protein translates to MTFDLRRADPGSHAVLAWLLAVPTVIFAVLAVCVATDASPIVQLDRDVADWAYDVTGGRPGLVDFLEVVAVVFSNLVCGIVLALLAIFALTRHERAVALWIVLSGVVAIGGNALVKLAFRRDRPAFDEPLHEIGGYSFPSGHSTGAAMTFTVLVLLAIVLTGRGWKRRILISVLSLLAIGVGASRVFLGVHYLSDVVAGLCLGLVIALGLWILVVADAARLPHELAIITGSGRRRAAVVLNPAKVGDVEEFKARVRTVAELNGWHEPLWYETTIEDPGHGQANAALHEEVDLIIAAGGDGTVRAVCEEVARTGVAVGVLPHGTGNLLARNLGIPLNARDALDVAFGGQDRAIDLAVLETDTGTSTTFLVMAGLGMDAAIMTGVNDQLKSKVGWLAYFVSGVKAARFPAMKVQISVDDGEPRKFRARTVVVGNVGFLQGGIPLLPDAQIDDGMLDVVVIAPKRFIGWLAIIVRVIGRQKRTNERLDRLIGQKVVIKAEKPVPMQLDGDPVGDGQVITAQVQPGVLLVRVPVGPAAA, encoded by the coding sequence GTGACGTTTGACCTGCGTCGAGCCGACCCCGGCAGCCACGCTGTGCTGGCCTGGTTGTTGGCCGTCCCCACGGTCATCTTCGCCGTGCTGGCCGTCTGCGTCGCCACCGATGCGTCCCCGATCGTGCAGCTCGACCGCGACGTGGCCGACTGGGCGTACGACGTCACGGGCGGCCGTCCGGGCCTCGTGGACTTCCTCGAGGTCGTGGCCGTCGTCTTCAGCAACCTGGTCTGCGGCATCGTGCTGGCGCTGCTGGCGATCTTCGCCCTCACGCGCCACGAGCGGGCCGTCGCGCTCTGGATCGTCCTGTCCGGGGTGGTCGCGATCGGCGGCAACGCACTGGTCAAGCTCGCGTTCCGCCGCGACCGTCCCGCGTTCGACGAGCCCCTGCACGAGATCGGCGGCTACTCGTTCCCGAGCGGCCACTCCACCGGCGCCGCGATGACGTTCACGGTCCTGGTGCTGCTGGCGATCGTGCTGACCGGGCGCGGCTGGAAGCGGCGGATCCTCATCTCCGTGCTCAGCCTGCTCGCGATCGGCGTCGGCGCGAGCCGTGTCTTCCTGGGCGTGCACTACCTCAGCGACGTCGTCGCAGGCCTGTGCCTGGGCCTGGTCATCGCCCTCGGCCTGTGGATCCTCGTCGTCGCGGACGCCGCCCGCCTGCCGCACGAGCTCGCGATCATCACCGGCTCGGGACGCCGCCGGGCCGCGGTCGTGCTCAACCCCGCCAAGGTCGGCGACGTCGAGGAGTTCAAGGCCCGCGTGCGCACGGTCGCCGAGCTCAACGGCTGGCACGAGCCGCTCTGGTACGAGACCACGATCGAGGACCCGGGCCACGGCCAGGCCAACGCGGCCCTGCACGAGGAGGTCGACCTCATCATCGCCGCGGGCGGCGACGGCACCGTCCGCGCGGTCTGCGAGGAGGTCGCCCGTACCGGCGTCGCGGTCGGCGTCCTGCCCCACGGCACCGGCAACCTGCTGGCCCGCAACCTCGGCATCCCGCTCAACGCCCGTGACGCGCTCGACGTCGCGTTCGGCGGCCAGGACCGGGCGATCGACCTGGCCGTGCTGGAGACCGACACCGGCACCAGCACGACGTTCCTCGTCATGGCCGGGCTCGGCATGGACGCCGCGATCATGACCGGCGTCAACGACCAGCTCAAGAGCAAGGTCGGCTGGCTGGCGTACTTCGTCAGCGGGGTGAAGGCCGCCCGCTTCCCGGCGATGAAGGTGCAGATCTCGGTGGACGACGGCGAGCCGCGCAAGTTCCGCGCCCGCACCGTCGTCGTCGGCAACGTCGGCTTCCTGCAGGGCGGCATCCCGCTGCTGCCCGACGCGCAGATCGACGACGGCATGCTCGACGTCGTGGTCATCGCACCGAAGCGATTCATCGGCTGGCTCGCGATCATCGTGCGCGTCATCGGACGGCAAAAGCGCACCAACGAGCGCCTCGACCGCCTGATCGGCCAGAAGGTCGTCATCAAGGCCGAGAAGCCCGTGCCGATGCAGCTCGACGGCGACCCGGTCGGTGACGGCCAGGTCATCACCGCCCAGGTGCAGCCCGGCGTCCTGCTGGTGCGCGTCCCGGTGGGGCCCGCCGCGGCGTAG